Genomic DNA from Planctomycetota bacterium:
CGGCAGCGGCAGCCTCGCACGCCGGGCGGAACTCGACCAACTCGTCGACGATCTCGACCAACTCGACGGGCAGCTCGCACAACGACGCGAAACCCTTGACACCGTCGAGCTCGACCACGCCGCAGTCAGCCGCGAGCGCGACGGAGCCGCCGACGCCCTCGCGGCGGCGCGCGAGTCGTTCGCATCGGCGACGCAGGAGCGTGACGCCCTCGATCGCGAGTCAGCTCGGCTCACCGCAGCCGTTTCGCAATCACAACGCCGCGTCGACGTTCTGCGGCAGGAAGCGACCGACGTCCAGTCGTCGACGGACGCCTTGCAGCGCGAACTCGATCAGGCCACGGAAGAGGCGAGCGCGGTTGACGCGTCGCTCGCAACCGCCCGTGACACCGCGGCCGAGGCGACGCACGGCGTCGAGCAGGCGGTGACGACGATGAGCGACACGCGGCTGCATCTGGCCAGGCTCGACGAGCGCCGCCGAGCCGTCCAGGCCGCCGCCCAGGCGTCGCGCGATCGGCGTGAGGCGATCGAACGCCAGCGTGAGGCCATCGCCCAGCGTCGCGTGCAGTTGACGTCGCTGATCGTCGAACTCGAAGCCGCCGTCGAGCAGGCGAAGGCTGTCGTCGACGAGGCCAACGCCGATCTTTCGGCTGCGCCGAATCCGTCGGAGCTGGACGCGTCGCTGGCCGAGCGGACGCATCAGACCAACGCCGCCCGCGAGGCCGCCGCCAACGCGGAGCTTCGCCATCGTCAGGCCGAAGACGCCGTCCGTCAGGCACGCGACGCGCAAAGCCGGCGCGACCGCGACGCCACCGCCGCCGAGCTTCGGCTCGAGACGCACGTCACGCGATCGTTCGAGGAGCACGACCTCTCGACGGAAGACCTGGCCGCGGAGGTCGAGGCGTTGCTGGTCGAGGAGCCCAAGGACGACGCCGAGCTGATCGAACTTCGCGGCCGCATCGCACGTCTCGGCCCCGTCGATCCCGACGCCGACACGAAGCTCGCCGAGATCGAGGCGCGTCAGGTCGACGTCGCCGACCAGGCCAGAGATGTTCGTCAGGCGGTGGCGGAGTTGCGTCGCCTGATCGCCGGTCTCGACGAGGAGCGTGACAAGCGATTCGCCGAGACGTTCGAGGCCGTCAAGGGGCACTTCGGCGGTTTGTTCCGCAAGCTCTTCGGCGGCGGCCGGGCGGAG
This window encodes:
- a CDS encoding AAA family ATPase — encoded protein: DTLASTVARLTATLEARSAADASRASRLAEAETELDDAQKASADARARLATHVADVDQASASVDVCETTLASVEERVTNVAERLGELTQERDDLERERAAYVARREALDAVERRRDGVGDATRELLADEARKLVADCVTVDAEWASAVEAAAADRLEAVIVADVASLEVDGPVHVVSHDTIAATERAGRPAAEVIRPRSAADSAVAVWLAHDLRLVDQLPAEPTPGVTFATRDGRVLRGDGLLRLGPVGSGSLARRAELDQLVDDLDQLDGQLAQRRETLDTVELDHAAVSRERDGAADALAAARESFASATQERDALDRESARLTAAVSQSQRRVDVLRQEATDVQSSTDALQRELDQATEEASAVDASLATARDTAAEATHGVEQAVTTMSDTRLHLARLDERRRAVQAAAQASRDRREAIERQREAIAQRRVQLTSLIVELEAAVEQAKAVVDEANADLSAAPNPSELDASLAERTHQTNAAREAAANAELRHRQAEDAVRQARDAQSRRDRDATAAELRLETHVTRSFEEHDLSTEDLAAEVEALLVEEPKDDAELIELRGRIARLGPVDPDADTKLAEIEARQVDVADQARDVRQAVAELRRLIAGLDEERDKRFAETFEAVKGHFGGLFRKLFGGGRAELSLTEPAEDDDTPPGVEVTASPPGKRPVRMSQLSGGEKSMASVALLMSLFRARPGPFCILDEVDAALDEANTQRFCHLLDDFIGETQFVVVTHAKPTMRSADVLFGVTMPDRGISRRVEVRFGPKDEVVTDAGVLELA